Below is a window of Sporosarcina ureae DNA.
TTTCAAAGTTGCCCAAATTTCCTTGCTATTGTATAGTGTTTTATGGACAACATTTAGATTTAATATTCTATTCCCAATTATTTGCAACCAATAATCTTTCGAAGCTTCAGGTGCACGTTGTACGATGATAAATTCGTATCGAGGTGATAAAATGATTCCTGAAATAGAACAACTAGCAAAAGAATACGTATCCTATATTCGTCTGGAGAAAAATTATTCATCCTATACCGTCGCAGAATATGAAAAAGATCTTCAAGATTTTTTATTATTCTTGCAGCAAGAGAAAATCGATGCGTTGGATGATGTTAATTATCCTGTAGCTAGATTGTATGTTACCCGTTTATATGATCGTTCGTACGTTAGAACGAGTATCTCTAGAAAAATATCAGCTATCCGATCTTTTTTTAAATTCATTAATGCTCGATATGGAATTGAAGATCAGGCATTTCGATTATTGTATCATCCGAAGCAAGAAGAACGTCTTCCTGCTTTTTTCTATCAACAAGAGTTGGAGAAATTATTTGATGCCACGATGGGTGAAGATTTTCGGTCATTACGGGATCGCGCTCTACTTGAGATGCTTTATGCAACCGGTATCCGTGTAGGTGAATTGGTGGAAATCGAAGTGCAAGATGTGGATCATTATTTAGGAATTGTGAAAGTAATGGGTAAAGGACGAAAAGAACGTTTTGTGCCGTTCGGG
It encodes the following:
- the xerC gene encoding tyrosine recombinase XerC, producing MIPEIEQLAKEYVSYIRLEKNYSSYTVAEYEKDLQDFLLFLQQEKIDALDDVNYPVARLYVTRLYDRSYVRTSISRKISAIRSFFKFINARYGIEDQAFRLLYHPKQEERLPAFFYQQELEKLFDATMGEDFRSLRDRALLEMLYATGIRVGELVEIEVQDVDHYLGIVKVMGKGRKERFVPFGSFAGEALQNYIDSSRPRLMKQKKHTKLFVNLRGDPLTDRGVRYVLDDLMKKASLHTNISPHMIRHTFATHLLSAGADLRSVQELLGHSHLSSTQVYTHITNEHLRQTYLQTHPRA